The window TGGGTTGCCACCCGATAACCCGCTACAATGAGGATGAGAAAAAGGAAACCGAAGCAAATACCGAGCGGAACGATATATAGAGGTCCTTTAGCCGGGAGGGTTATCAGCCCGTAGAGCGTCATCGCCAGATACAGAATAGGAAACTCGGCGTTGGCGATTAAACGCCCCAGAAAGGAGGTCTGGATGACGTGGGAACCGATCTGCGTTTCCCAGTTGAGACCTTCAAGCTGTGATTCCAGATGGACCTCGATGTAGGCCGCATTGCGGAAGATCGCCCGCAGGCGTCGGATCTCGTCGTACCAGAGAAAACTGATCACCAGAGCGCCGATAAGTGGTATTACGGAGAGTTCAAGTCCCACCCCGGCGCTCAACACACCCAAAGCAATCAGCATCGCGAACCGTTTATTCCTGTGGCGGAGATCCAACCAATACATGATTTCCGAGCGGAGTTGGCGGTACTCCTCCAACAACACCTCGACCTTCAGTTCCTCAGAATCCATGGGAGATGCTGGCGTAGGCGCTGTGGTTGTGGATGCTCTCGAAATTTTCGCACTCCACGCGGTAGGCCGTTACCCGGGGGTCGGTCTCCAGGGCGTGGGCCACCGTCCGGACGATGTCCTCGACGAAGCGGGGGTTGTCGTAGGCCGCCTCGGTGACCGCCTTCTCGTCCTCCCGTTTCAGGAGCGAGTAGAGGGGGGCGCTGCCGGCCGCCTCGGCAATCGCTACCAGCTCCTCGATCCAGACCAGCCGGTTGCCGGTCTTGATGCGCATCCGGACGACGGAGCGCTGGTTGTGGGCGCCCCGGTCGGATATCTCCTTCGAGCAGGGGCAGAGGCTCATCACCGGCACCGAGACCTCGAGCTGGATGTCGAAGTCGTTTCCCCGGGCGAAGGCGTGGAAACCGGCGCGGTACTCCATCAGCGAGGGCTCGCCGGAAACCGGGGCCCGCTTCTCGATGAAGTACGGGAAGCGGAGCTCCAGGTGCGCCTCCAGGGCCTCGAACTCCTTCCGGGTGGCCTTGACTATCTGGCGGATGGTCTCGAAGCTGATCCGGCCCCGGAAGCGGTTGAGAATCGCGATGAAGCGGCTCATGTGCGTGCCGCGGAACTCCCGGGGCAGGTCCACGTACATGTTGACCCGCGCCACGGTGGACTGCCAATGGTCGTGACGGTCCAGGACCGTGATAGGGTAGAGGATGTGCTTGACGCCGACCTTGTCGAGCGGGATGTCGAAGGCGGGCTCTTCGTTGGCCACGTCGGGGAGGTTCGGGTGCATCGAGTGGTTATCGGGCATCGTCGTCCTCATGTGACAAGGGGCTAAAGCCTCTTGTTTCCCAAAAAGCTCTCCGCCCGGCGCAGGTCGTCGGGCGTATCCACGCCGATGCCGTTCCAGTCGGTGCGGATGCAGGCGATGGAAAATCCCGCCTCGAGCCAGCGGAGCTGCTCCAGCCCCTCGCGGCGCTCTAGCCCGCCTTCGGGCAGCTCCACGGCCGTCAGGAGCGCCTCCCGGGTGAAGCCGTAGAGGCCGACGTGGCGGTAAAAGCTCGAATCGGCACCGGATCCGTCGTAGGGCACGGGGGAGCGGCTGAAGTAGAGCGCGTTATTCCGGTCGTCCAAAACCGCCTTGACGCAGTTCGGGTCACGGTACAGCGTGGAATCCGACGAGGCGTGCACCGCGGTGGCTATCGCGGCGTCCCCCTCCGCCAGGCGGGCGACCAGGGCGTTGAGAAGGTTCGGGTCCATGAACGGCTCGTCGCCCTGGAGGTTGAGGACGAAGCGGCAGTTTATCTTCCGGGCGACGTGGGCCGCGCGGTGGGTCCCCGAGGGCAGCTCCGGGGTGAGTACGGCGTCGTGGCCGGCCTCGCGGACCACGCGGGCGACGCGCTCGTCGTCCGTGGCCACG is drawn from bacterium and contains these coding sequences:
- the folE2 gene encoding GTP cyclohydrolase FolE2, with translation MHPNLPDVANEEPAFDIPLDKVGVKHILYPITVLDRHDHWQSTVARVNMYVDLPREFRGTHMSRFIAILNRFRGRISFETIRQIVKATRKEFEALEAHLELRFPYFIEKRAPVSGEPSLMEYRAGFHAFARGNDFDIQLEVSVPVMSLCPCSKEISDRGAHNQRSVVRMRIKTGNRLVWIEELVAIAEAAGSAPLYSLLKREDEKAVTEAAYDNPRFVEDIVRTVAHALETDPRVTAYRVECENFESIHNHSAYASISHGF
- the kdsB gene encoding 3-deoxy-manno-octulosonate cytidylyltransferase is translated as VKSPRTLCVIPARYASTRLPGKPLKNLGGRPLILHTVERAEAAASVDWTVVATDDERVARVVREAGHDAVLTPELPSGTHRAAHVARKINCRFVLNLQGDEPFMDPNLLNALVARLAEGDAAIATAVHASSDSTLYRDPNCVKAVLDDRNNALYFSRSPVPYDGSGADSSFYRHVGLYGFTREALLTAVELPEGGLERREGLEQLRWLEAGFSIACIRTDWNGIGVDTPDDLRRAESFLGNKRL